The Quercus lobata isolate SW786 chromosome 4, ValleyOak3.0 Primary Assembly, whole genome shotgun sequence genome segment GTTGCAAGAAAAACACACGGCAACAATTTATCACCTCATAGATTTCATTAAAGGGAAGTATTATGGGCATAAACTTTCTTACTATAAGATATGGGATACGAAACAACGAGCTATTGCAAAGGTATTTGGGGATTGGGAAGAGTCTTACCAAAAGTTGAGAAAGTTATTGTTGGCATACTTGGATCAAGAAACTGGCACCCGGTACTGGTGGCACACCATACCCAGGGACGAGTTCGGTGATACAATATTGCGCTATGTATTTTCGGCTTTCGCTCCATGCATTGAAGGATTCAGATATTGTAAGCCAGTGATCAGTATTGATAGGACTCATTTGTATGGTAAATATCGAGGGGTGTCGTTAATTGCAATGGCCACCGATGCCAACAACAAGGTTTTGTCTCTCGCCTTTGCCGTTGTGGACAAAGAGTCAAGGCCTAGTTGGAGGTGGTTTTTAGAACGCCTTAGGATCTCACTGGAAGATGTGATAGTAGATAAGGACATTTTCATAATTTCTTACCGACATAAGGGTATTCAAAACGCAATTGCAAACTGGCCTATAGATGATGATGGACGACTACGAGTAGTTCATAGATATTTccttcgacatgttgctagcaactttAACACGCATTTTCAAGATGCCACTTTAAAGTCATTGGCCTTGAAAGCGGGGTATACTACTCAGGAAGCTAAGTTTGAGTTGTACATGCAACCTATCAAGGAAGCCGAGATTGAGGCCCTTAGGAAGAAATGGAGAACTGAACGGCAGGAAAGTGAACCCGACTCATCCATCATGCCATACACATATCTAATGAAAGAGGATCTAGACATGTGGACCTAGCTACATGATGATGGATACCGTTATGGGGCTATGACAACCAATGTCTCGGAGTGCTTCAATGGAGTACTGAAAGGTGCCCGTGGCCTACCCATTGCTGCAATGGTTGAATTCACTCATTGCAAACTTGTTGCGTATTTCCATGATCGACACAAAGAAATTACTCATGATCTCTCATAGGGCAAGGTATGGAGTGAATATGCCTTAAAAATCTATGgacaaaacctacaaaaatcTCTTGGCCACCATATAAATGCGTTTAATTATATGAATGGTATATATCAAGTAATTACTGCATACAACATCCATAGCTCTGCAGGGGGACACCATAGCCATGAAGTAAACCTAATGGACAGAACATGTCATTGTGGAAAGTGGCAAAATCGAaagatcccttgttcacatgcaattaaagCTCTTCAGCACTTGGGGCAAGATGCAACTACATATATTGACCCATGTTATAGTTTGAACAACGCCATTCTCACCTACTCACATGCATTTGTGGTGCCAAAGTCAAACTCATTTTGGAGGGATGTGGACGGTCCAAAGTGGGTGCTTGACCCAAACCTGTTGCGGGGCAAAGGTCGACCTTTGGCGTCTAGGATATGGAATGAGATGGATGGGGTCCGGTGAGAACCAAGAAGCCGAAGGCCAGATTCTGACTTGAGGGAGATTCAACAAAAGCAAAGCTGTGGACTGTGTCATCAACATAGGCATAACCGTAAAAGATGTCCACTTTCCCATGGGGCTTCGACAAGCAGTAATGATCCAAACTAGGTAAGTGATGCTTTTATATAAAATGCCATGATTGTATCAATTAGCCAAGTTGCGTAGATTAGTACATATGTTTTGGCTTTTGGTATCTAACgacaatatttgaatttttgtcagGCATGCAGATACTTGATTTTGGAATGGTAGTGTAGATGTAAATTGGGGTTCTCTTTATTGTGTATTTGAACTTACTACTGGGTTGTATCAACATTgacctttattttgtttatcactGAATGAACTTGTAATCGAAGTATTCTATATCCAATTTACCTGTTTCTAGATTGTGATATTATGAATGTTCAATTAGTTGTTAATTATTTCCATTCTAGCTAGAGACTACATAGATGGCAATCCCAAAGAAACGGACATGTACTTTAACACAAGTAGGTTAACCTTGAAGGTGTCAGAGGGTTCAAAAGAAGTGTTGGTGAAGAACCTTTACTTACTACATTGATGTGCCCCTTTCCTACTATACTGGACTTCTTGGTAAGTAATTTGCTCATCAATTGGGAAAAAAGTTTATAAGATGGATTtgattttcaagaaaattaaagaaacaaactaAAAAGGATTTTACTTCATAATCTTTTATATGATTGGAATCTACAATTCATGGAACTCTGGATTAAAGATGAATTTGATACTTTGAATGCTGTTTTTGAGCATCTCTGGGTGCAACATGGGCAGCCAAAGCCCATACTccgtgtctatatatatatgtacaaacatgttcattttctctttttctacaATAGTACCGCAAATGGTACAAAATTGAactaaatttcttaaatttgaaTATTAATTCTTGATATAGAAGTTGCATAGAAGTTGTGCCTAATATTTTGTCTTCACTATGATATAAATGATGCTTCTAGCTTTATCTCCTACCAAGCAATATTGCTTCCAATAGAGGATCTTGGGCAGTACTCTATAGTTGGGATTATATGCATGCTCTATTAGCATGAAAGCATGTGTTTCAACCAGCCTATTCAGAAGCAGAAGACATTGGCATGTGCCTTGAGAGGTTTGATTGCTATTGGCTGTTACTTCTTATTTGCTTTCTCATTTGAATTGCATGTCTCTGGAGTTTAAAGCCCTTGCAGCAGAATTTTTCCTCGGAGTTTGGTGTGTTATCTAGATGAGTGTAACTTGTTTGCTATAGTTTTGGTACTCTATCAGCAATCTACAGAGATTCTTGGAAAATATTCTACCTGTTGCATTTTTAGTTGGCTTCGAAGCTCACTGTGGCTTCAATTTAAACCTCATTATATTGCTGCTGGAGCTGCCTACCTTGTTGCTAAATTTCTAAATTTGGACCTTTCTTCTCATCAAAATATATGGCAGGAGTTCCAAACAACACCAGCAATTGTTCAAGATGTATTACAGTAGTTGATGGAGCTCTTCTGACTTCTGAGAAGGGCTAGCAGAACATGACTATAGTCCATAGCAAGCTGCATGATGATGGTACTCTCTAGGGTTTGTGGGTAAATATGCTTGTGGGTTGGGAAATGTGAGTTATGAAATAATGATAACAACAATCATAACTATAGAAGATTGATGGAATGTCAAAGAGAGATGATCCATATGCTAGCAGGATAGGTTGTGGTACTAGACCCAATTAGATGGGTTCAACAAGTGGGTGGTCCTTTTCTTTCCCAGCAtccttgaaaaatattttctttcttcccctAATGTTTCATTGTAAATTTTAAGGTTGTTTATTTCCTCTTGTCATAGTTAATTATACAAGACCAAAAAGAGAAATGGCAAGAGAGTTCCACGTAAATGCAATAGCCTTATTAttttggtaaaagaaaaaaaaaatattcattctttattttatttttttaggggaGAATATTACTTGTAAGGGTTCTtttgctcccaaaaaaaaaaaaaaaaagcctttatTGAACCCAATGTTCACAATTTTTAACTATGATTTTTCCTGAATgctatagacacacacacacatccgATGTTCTTTTCTAAGTGGatatttctttttgtaaatCTGAGTTAGCTCAATGGTTCTTCCCTTCCCCTTCAAGCAGTAATATATATTGTCAATGAATTATCAGCCCTTTAATCATTCATGCTTTGAGCATTGATGCTACAACTAAGAGATGGAAAGACAAAGACTGTATTTTGTGTTCTAATAGGGAACAAGTTTCCCACTCCAGGTATTCACATTTCTCATGGGTAAGCATACTTAATACCTTTTCTATGTTACATATGCTTAAAGATTAATGTCACTTTGTCATATGCTTAACTGCTGTATTAATGTTAGTTTGTAACATTTGCAAACTTGATTGTAATTTGGGATAGTTATTTGAAATCTTAGTGAAAGACGGGATTTGTTATCTCGTCTTTTGTTCTAAGTCATCTGTGACAATAAATCAACTATTCAGCTTTCTTGGTTAGATTATATTTGCATCTCGTTTAATGTTTATGATTGAGATTTTTGCTTAGTAATGTCTTCTTTTATTATGCAGTTTCATATTCAATATACTACTTTTTACATGTGTTTTAGACATCTCTCATATAATACAGTCATTTTTCTAAAACTAGCACTCTTTAATAACAATGAGAATGTATTTTGTAATACACTATAGTGTGTACTAGTGTTAAAACAAGTTTGATCTGTTTTCCAGATGTTAAGTTCTTCAGAGTTAGATGTGGATGTTGCCAGCATGAGGTCCAATAGATGGCATCAGTGTAAAAGTTAAATATCTACAAATTtatcttttgttcttttgcctAGTAACGATTTATGTAATGACTAAAGAATGAGTGGATAAATTAGCTCTTTTAAATAGCTCTTCATATGAGCAAATTCCTTGAGGCCTAAGTGGTGCCTCAAGTTGACACtctgcttttaaaagaatctgCAAGGTACCTGTTCAACAAAATGTCCCAAAGAAATTTGGTGGCTTGGAATTCTAGCAATGGTACTTATAATCCGCTATGCAAGGCCCCAAGTAATTGCTTAATTTTCCTAATTTCTATTGAAACAAATAGAAGTGAACTAAATATTAGCTGCTAAGCTTTGGTTatcttgtattctttttttttcttttgttaatatgAACATCGTGCATGCGGGGGgtgtggggtggggggggggggggggggggggggtgggggaggaGACATGAAGAAGTACTTCGCAGTATTCCTATAGATTCATGAGCGTAAGTAAATGAAATCACAAAGCCTAATGCTGAAGATATCTATATATAACTGTTTCAATCCACATTGATTTATGGggtaaaataatcaaattagaGTTACAAATACCAATCCTAGAATGAATTGCAATACTTTGACAGGATAAACTAGCAACACTGCTGTGTTCCCAAAAGTTAAACTCTTAGCACAACCATAGAAAGTTGCCTTAGTGGCATCTATCTTAAGAGAGGTGTGACATCTGCGGCCTCATTTGAGTCCTTCAGTGGCATTTTACCTCCCCTTCATTTTTTTGTACCTCTCTTAATCATGGCATTTACCAAGATGcctgtttgtaattttttatcttcttttacaGCTTATGCCAGCCAAATTCCTGTACTGCTTGTGGGCTTCAATATAAAGAACAGTTCAATTCTGTTGGAGAACCCCTAATATAAGCAGATATGCTACTTTAACTGTCAAAACACAAGGTTTGTCTAACACTACAATCAGCAACATCATTCAGCctgcacaaaataaaaagagcatACATACATATTTATATCAAACAGGACTATCAATATgagattgaaaaagaaatctgatgccaaaaaaattcatatgcaGTGATCAGAGAcctcaaaaaagaagaatgcaGTTGTTGTTATAAAAGAAGTAACAAGATGTTTTCAACAAACAAGGGCAGTTTAATTCCAATTCCATGCCACAGATGTTTCATTCttaattattgcaaaaaatgcATTCCCAAAACCTCTCGATAGCTGTTTGAGCTGCAGCTCATAATGGACTATGTAACTTTACAATGAGGAACAATTTACATCAGTTTCCGCAAGCAAAACAGAAGGGACACACATGGACTTACTGTCCTGTCTACCGGTCCCTGCAGCAGTACCAGATGTCACAAACTAATATAATTGTACTGGAAAAATATGTGTTCTAAAGTACAAgcattaaagaaaagaaaaataaaaaaatttgtgaaggTTCTGGAGAAGAGTTCATTCCACATTTGACATGAATGCTAAAGATTTTTAACAATTGCTTCATGTGTAATTCAGCTATCATAACATAAATGTAATCTGCAAGTGGAACAAGTTTTTAAAGTCAGCCTAAAATTATTTCATGATCCTTATCTAACAGTTACAAGCAAAATAAACTGAGGTGGATACTTACAAGAGTGCTAAATTTAAACTAAACCAGGGTAGTTATCCCACATTTTTTGGCATTTCTCAAGTAGAAATTAAATGTAGATTTAGTAAATGCAGAAGCTGCAATCATAAGATGATTACAGTAATGACAGAAAAAAGCACTTGGGATAAGGAAAttatgattaaaataataaataaataaataaccaccTTACCGCAGACAACTAAATTCTGAGAGGTGTTAGAGTAGGATCTGAATCCTAGAGCCCAGGCTTCTTTCAGGTGTAGAGAGGCTTAAAATGCAAAACACCCGAACATATTATATATGGTCTATGTCACAAACCCATCTGCTTCATCCACAAGGACCACTTAATGGCCTCTAAAAACTTATCATTCTTAGTGCA includes the following:
- the LOC115985260 gene encoding uncharacterized protein LOC115985260; the encoded protein is MTECDEDDADATVRVQHVTNATLVYEPPASSFYENTWENMVDPKVAQQAFGSSWNADMNFTKGLIFANKEAVKRALTIYAAKHNRNIVTSRLTRSRLFMKCVDKSCMWYVGAVEKPKHGLWMVTSYRGPHSCIPLATALDGRMMDCNFLAAEFVPLLQEKHTATIYHLIDFIKGKYYGHKLSYYKIWDTKQRAIAKVFGDWEESYQKLRKLLLAYLDQETGTRYWWHTIPRDEFGDTILRYVFSAFAPCIEGFRYCKPVISIDRTHLYGKYRGVSLIAMATDANNKVLSLAFAVVDKESRPSWRWFLERLRISLEDVIVDKDIFIISYRHKGIQNAIANWPIDDDGRLRVVHRYFLRHVASNFNTHFQDATLKSLALKAGYTTQEAKFELYMQPIKEAEIEALRKKWRTERQESEPDSSIMPYTYLMKEDLDMWT